One Artemia franciscana chromosome 7, ASM3288406v1, whole genome shotgun sequence DNA segment encodes these proteins:
- the LOC136029223 gene encoding uncharacterized protein LOC136029223 isoform X1, which produces MKVVGLISGGKDSIFNLCKCVEAGHQVVALANLYPLTCDALKSDLDALTEKLEEWQLSPNLAKCSVVHLGRQNPMYSYKMKGIDLTKSTCEKDLGVILSLDLKPEKHIGLVVRKASNTLWLLSQALRYLDNHSKISAYTSYVRPPLEYATVIWSPYLKKDIDRIERVQKRFVKGLQEFRNLPYDEALRKLTHHKLETRRTILDLKTLFKIVHENFGNVKDKLVQKIPQSNTRSHSLQLKPVKMKIARSNSYHHSSIPRVIRIGNKLPFPVEKMKSLEAFSNSLNINIPYLETFNVGRL; this is translated from the exons ATGAAAGTTGTTGGTTTGATTAGTGGTGGGAAAGATAGTATATTCAATCTGTGTAAATGTGTTGAAGCTGGGCATCAAGTTGTAGCTCTAGCAAACCTGTATCCATTAACTTGTG ATGCTCTGAAAAGCGACTTGGATGCCCTGACAGAGAAGCTCGAAGAATGGCAACTTTCACCAAATTTAGCAAAATGCTCTGTCGTCCATCTTGGCCGCCAAAATCCGATGTActcatacaaaatgaaaggtaTCGACCTGACAAAATCTACCTGTGAAAAGGACCTAGGTGTAATTCTGAGCTTGGACCTCAAACCAGAAAAGCATATCGGCCTGGTTGTGCGTAAAGCGTCGAATACTCTCTGGCTACTCAGTCAAGCACTACGATACCTTGACAATCACTCAAAGATCTCAGCATACACAAGCTACGTCAGGCCACCGCTTGAATACGCCACTGTCATCTGGTCGCCATATCTCAAAAAGGATATTGACAGAATAGAACGGGTCCAGAAACGCTTTGTAAAAGGACTTCAAGAATTCAGAAACCTTCCGTATGACGAAGCTCTAAGAAAGCTCACTCACCATAAACTTGAGACAAGAAGAACGATCTTAGACTTAAAAACCCTCTTCAAGATAGTTCATGAGAATTTTGGGAACGTAAAAGACAAGCTTGTTCAAAAAATTCCCCAAAGTAACACAAGATCGCACAGTCTGCAATTGAAGCCCGTGAAGATGAAGATTGCTAGATCTAATTCTTACCATCATTCGTCCATACCCCGGGTCATCAGGATCGGGAACAAACTACCATTCCCAGtagaaaagatgaaatcactggaagccttctccaatagcctaaacataaacataccatatctcgagacttttaacgtaggacgactttaa